One genomic region from Vanacampus margaritifer isolate UIUO_Vmar chromosome 2, RoL_Vmar_1.0, whole genome shotgun sequence encodes:
- the cbx2 gene encoding chromobox protein homolog 2, with protein sequence MEELSAVGEQVFDAECILNKRQRKGKLEFLVKWRGWSSKHNSWEPQENILDPRLLAAFNKKEQEKELLIRKRGKRPRGRPRKIPENVAEDAKSNSSSSGSSSSSSDSSSSCSSSSSSSSDDDDEDEQQASPGVRTRDLHPNPVPQKKAQIVMAKQEPPKKRGRKSLSKGLRKSLRKDSDLPGSIKKPVQLASFAFMGFHRSSAGGVANRSSPAHGGTSRNSLSSVGSGRSIPPSPVALMKSSPGRNATEGKPPIPGLDPFKPRGMEAFTLSTSKHHIPGSPQRTPNSPSVQKAHVLQRITNAKAMAAQAAKNITTNQPLNLHNKVTQGNKSPASSPGSALRNTAHPARKNNQNQEYKTPESPASPGATRKSATGKDMTEIKTYRGKLEKSEVHKSENHLERAVSKDGKMSTGEDESSSESDQDSSDAGQERLTVVHNQDWKPTRSLIEHVFVTDVTANLVTVTVKESPTSVGFFSIRNY encoded by the exons ATGGAGGAGCTGAGCGCCGTCGGCGAGCAGGTTTTCGACGCCGAATGCATCCTCAACAAAAGACAGCGAAAG GGAAAGTTGGAGTTTCTGGTCAAGTGGAGAGGGTGGTCCTCCAA ACACAACAGCTGGGAGCCCCAAGAGAACATTCTTGATCCCAGACTCCTGGCGGCCTTCAATAAAAA GGAACAAGAGAAGGAGCTTCTGATTCGGAAACGGGGTAAAAGGCCGAGGGGACGACCACGTAAAATTCCT GAAAATGTTGCAGAGGACGCAAAGTCCAACAGCTCTTCCTCCggatcctcatcctcatcttccGATTCCTCGTCTTCGTGTTCCTCCTCATCGTCGTCCTCCTCggatgacgacgacgaagaCGAGCAGCAGGCGAGCCCAGGAGTCCGAACGCGAGACCTCCACCCAAACCCCGTCCCCCAGAAGAAAGCCCAGATTGTGATGGCCAAGCAGGAGCCGCCGAAAAAACGCGGTCGCAAATCTTTGAGCAAAGGCCTTCGGAAAAGCCTCAGGAAGGATTCCGATCTTCCGGGTTCCATCAAGAAGCCTGTTCAACTGGCCAGCTTCGCCTTCATGGGCTTCCACCGGAGCTCTGCAGGAGGAGTTGCCAACCGCAGTTCCCCAGCACATGGGGGAACATCCAGAAACTCCTTGAGCTCAGTGGGATCGGGCAGATCAATCCCACCTTCCCCCGTCGCGCTGATGAAATCCAGCCCAGGCAGGAATGCCACCGAGGGGAAACCACCCATCCCCGGACTGGATCCCTTCAAACCAAGAGGGATGGAGGCTTTCACCTTGAGCACATCCAAACATCACATCCCAGGATCCCCTCAGCGTACCCCAAACTCCCCCAGTGTACAAAAGGCTCACGTGCTACAGAGGATAACCAACGCTAAAGCCATGGCGGCCCAAGCAGCAAAGAACATCACGACCAATCAACCTCTTAACCTTCACAACAAAGTCACGCAGGGCAACAAATCGCCTGCTTCGAGCCCTGGGTCAGCTTTGAGAAACACTGCACATCCTGCCcgtaaaaacaaccaaaaccaGGAATACAAAACCCCAGAGAGTCCCGCTTCCCCAGGAGCAACCCGCAAGTCCGCCACAGGCAAAGACATGACGGAGATCAAGACCTACAGAGGGAAACTGGAGAAAAGCGAGGTCCATAAATCAGAGAACCACCTGGAAAGAGCAGTCTCCAAAGATGGCAAGATGAGCACAGGTGAGGATGAGAGCAGCTCCGAGTCAGACCAGGACTCGTCAGATGCCGGCCAGGAGCGCTTGACGGTGGTCCACAACCAAGACTGGAAGCCCACCCGCAGTCTGATAGAACACGTGTTTGTCACAGACGTCACTGCCAACCTGGTCACCGTCACTGTGAAGGAGTCGCCCACCAGCGTGGGATTCTTCAGCATCCGGAACTACTGA